The Christiangramia salexigens genome includes the window AAAGATATAAACAAGTATTTATTTGTAATCATCAGGAAGATATTCATTCAGAAAATTTTCTATAAGCACGGGTACAGGATAATTCAAAACCTCATCCAACCCCACTCCTTCGTGAGGTAGCTCTTTACAATCCAATATCCAGAATTTAGTATACAGGTGCTGGTGAGATAGCTTATGCACCACCGGCTTATCATTAAAAAGCTCTACTGTGTATTTTTGTCCATCGATGATCTTCTGAAATTTTTCAGTTTTCATCAAATGCTCCTCTTTTATTGGTTCCTCTGTCTCCACGAGTGGAAATTGAAATAATCCATTCCAGATACCTTTCCCGCTTCGTCTTTCCAGTATTATCCTATCCTCAGAATTCAGGATCAAATAATTGAAATAGCGCTTTTTTACTTTTGCCTTTTTAATTTTCACAGGCAATTCTTTAATCTTATTTTCCTTTAAAGCGACACATTTATCATTAAAAACACAGCTATCGCATTCCGGAGTTTTTGGTTTGCAATGCATTGCCCCAAACTCCATTATAGCCTGGTTATGTGTTGCAGGATCTTCTTTATTGAGGATCTCTCTAGCCAGATTTTTAAACTCTTTGATCCCGGGAGTGGAATTAATAGGGGTCTCTACTCCAAAAATGCGGGACAGAACGCGGTATACATTTCCATCTACGACGGCTACAGGCTCTCCGTAACAAAAGGAAGCTATAGCACTTGCTGTATAATCCCCTACTCCTTTTAATTTTACAAGACCTTTATAATCTTCAGGAAAAACTCCATCACTTTCATTAGCAACAAATTTTGCAGTTTCATGAAGGTTTCTTGCCCTGGAATAGTAACCAAGTCCCTGCCACAATTTCAACACCTCCTCAAGAGGCGCATTTGCAAGGTCAAAAACACTAGGATACGCCTCGATAAACTTATTAAAGTAGGGTAAACCTTGCTTTATTTGCGTTTGTTGAAGAATAATTTCGCTTAACCAAATCTGGTAAGGATCTTGTGATTTTCTCCATGGCAAATCGCGTTTATTGCGCAAATACCAATATGTCAGTCTGTTGGAAATTTCCATGATAATATGTGAAGCTCCGCAATATTAGGAGTTTATTCCGTTATTATTAGTGAATTAGGTTTGAAATATTGTAGATTTAATTCTTATATTTGCCCCCTTGAAAAATGGAAACCCCAATTTATAAAAATTTAAATAGCACGAAAATGACGAAAGCAGATATTGTAGCAAACATTTCAGAAAAATTAGGAATGGAAAAAGGTGACGTACAAGCTACTATCGAATCTTTTATGGAAGAGGTAAAAACTTCTTTGGAGAGTGGAGATAACGTTTACCTTCGTGGTTTTGGAAGCTTTGTTGTAAAGACTAGAGCAGAAAAAACCGGTAGAAACATTTCTAAGAACACTACCATTAAAATTCCTGCTCATAACATTCCGGCATTTAAGCCTGCGAAGATTTTTGTTGAAGGTGTTAAGTCTAATGTAGAAGTAAAATAACTGAATTACGGGTTGAACCGCAGTTCAAAGAAATAATTATTAATTTTTAAAATATTGCACTATGCCAAGTGGTAAAAAGAGAAAAAGACATAAGGTAGCCACGCACAAGCGTAAGAAGAGAAGAAGAGCTAACCGCCATAAGAAAAAGTAGTTTCATACTACTTTTTTTATTTAACTTAAATCGTTCTTTGAAATCGAAATCCCGGCGCTCATTTAGTTTAGCCGCTGTGATTTCTTCAGGATTCAAAACCTGTGAAAAAAATAATGTTTAATCCATCTGTGTCTGCTTTAGGGCAGAGATAGATAAAAAATCTGGAAGTGTGGACAAAGAATTAATTATCCGGTCCGAACCTTCTGCTGTAGATTTTGCCTTATTAAAAGATGGAAAACTTATTGAGCTCAACAAAGAAGAAGACAGCAACAAATTCAATGTTGGTGATATCTATATCGCCAAGATCAGAAAAGCTGTACCAGGGTTAAATGCCGCATTTGTAAATGTTGGTTACGAGAAAGATGGTTTTTTACACTATCATGATCTCGGCCCTCAGGTATCTTCTTTATTGAAGTTCATAAAACGTGTAAGCACAGGTAAATTAAAAGATTATTCTTTAAAGAATTTTCCTTTAGAAAAGGATATAGACAAAAACGGCGCTATCGCCGATGTCTTAAAATCAAATCAGTCGCTACTGGTTCAAATCGTTAAAGAACCTATCTCCACAAAAGGTCCAAGAATTAGCTCAGAGCTAAGCTTACCAGGCCGTTATATTGTTTTAGTTCCTTTTTCAAACCGAATTTCAGTTTCTCAGAAAATTGAAAGCAAAGACGAAAAGGAACGATTAAAGAGATTGGTAAAAAGCATTAAGCCCAAAGGTTTTGGGGTTATTGTAAGAACCGTAGCCGAAGGCAAGAAAGTAGCAGAACTGGACAGAGATCTTCAAAATCTAGTAGGTCGCTGGACAGCAATGTGTAAAAAACTGTATAAGCCACATCATCCCTCCAAAGTATTAGGAGAATTAAACAGGGCTTCGTCCCTGCTAAGAGACATTTTTAATGACTCATTTACTTCTATTTGCGTAGACGATGAAACGCTATACACACAAATTAAAGATTACGTGAGCGAAATTGCTCCAGAAAAAGAATCAATCGTAAAATTGCATCAATCCAACCAACCCATTTTTGAAAAGAATGGTATCGAAAGACAGATAAAAACTTCCTTTGGGCGCACTGTATCAATGAGTAAAGGCGCCTACCTGGTAATTGAACACACCGAAGCCATGCACGTTATAGACGTGAATAGCGGAAACCGTTCAAACAAATCCAAAAACCAGGAAGATACCGCTCTGGAGGTGAACATGATCAGTGCTGCAGAAATAGCCCGACAATTGCGTTTACGTGATATGGGAGGTATTATTGTAGTAGACTTCATCGACATGAATAAAGCCGAGAACCGAAAAAAGCTTTATGATTACCTTCGTGAGGAAATGAGTGACGACAGGGCAAAACATAAAATTTTGCCTCCGAGTAAGTTTGGATTAGTACAAATTACGAGACAGCGCGTAAGGCCCGAAATGAATATCAAAACCCGTGAGGAAAATCCAAACGGAGACGGTGAAGTTGAAGCACCGATTAGTTTGGTAAACAAAATTAAAGTGGACCTTGAAAAACTTATCAAGAAAGATCATAAAAAGATCACCTTAAGCGCACACCCATTTATTGCCGCCTTTTTAACCAAAGGCTTTCCATCACCCCGATCCAAGTGGTTTGTAGACCACAAACGTTGGGTAAAAATTTTACCTCGAGATGCTTACACGTATTTAGAGTACCACTTTCACGATAAAGACGGGAAAGTGATCAAATAATTAAAAACGCCTTTCAAGCAATTGGAAGGCGTTTTTTTATACTCAAAATTCAACTTCACAATTAATAATCTGCCAACAAATATTTAGTACTTATTTAACTGACAACGAAGGCTTTCGGGTGTACTTTTCATACTTATTAACCATTTAAATATAAGCATGAGAAATTTAAAAGATCTATTCGAACACCAGCTGCAAGACCTTTATAGCGCTGAAGATCAACTTACCAAAGCCCTGCCTAAGATGGCCAAATCGGCCCACGACAAAAAACTCAAAGAAGCATTTGAAAAGCATCTTGAGGAAACCAAAGAGCATAAGAACCGCATAAAAGACGTTTGTAAAGAGCTTGGCATAAAAGCTTCAGGGGAAGAGTGTAAGGCGATGAAAGGCCTTATCAAAGAAGCTGAGAGCTTTCTTAAAGAAGATGCCGAAGCCGAAGTTCGCGATGCGGGCCTAATAGCAGATGCCCAGCGTGTAGAACACTATGAGATCTCTGCTTACGGCACCCTTGTGCGCTATGCAAAAGAATTAGGTCATGATAAAATTGCTGCCAGGCTGCAAAAAACTTTAGATGAAGAATATAATGCAGATAACAAGCTTGATAAGCTGGCCGAAGGTCGGTTAAATAAAAAAGCTCTTGCTTAAGCACTTGAGTTGATACAAATAAGGCTGAAGAGAAAGCTGCGATACTTAGCTTTTTCTTCAGCCTTATTATTTAATTAAACAGGGGATTCATCGGCTATACTAAAATAGGATTCTTAAAATTGCTATTTTCGCTGTATGAAGCAAGCAAGTCAAAAATCCTATACAATTGATGAGGCTTTACAAAAGCTGATGCATTTTTGCGCCTATCGGGACAGATCCCAGAAAGAAGTTGAAGACAAACTGAAACAGATGCGCATGATACCGGAGGCTCAGGAAAAGATCATCATAAACCTGATGCAGGAAGGATTTTTAAATGAAGAGCGATTTGCAAGAAGCTTTGTCAGAGGGAAATTCCGTATTAAAAAATGGGGAAGAATAAAGATCACTCAGGAGTTAAAAAAACGCGAGATCTCTTCGCCAATCATTAAACTAGGCCTTTCAGAAATAGAGGAACCTGTATACAGGCAAACTCTGTATGAGATCGCAGAAAAAAAATGCGCTCTCATTAAAGAGACCAATTCCTTCAAAAAGAAGAAGAAACTTTCAGATCACCTAATTAGAAGAGGCTACGAACCTCAACTTGTTTTTGACTGCACAAATGATCTTATTGACTAATATCGTGCTTCTTATGAGTACGTTTTACAGCCTGCTCATTCTTATAATCTATCCACTTCTGCCCTCTTAGTTTTCGCATATAATTATCAAAATGTCTCATAAAGATCAGGTTATAAACCGCTTTGGAGAAATTCGTCAAAGTTCGCGGAGTCGCCCTAAGACTCATCGAAAAACCGGGAGTAAGATAGGTCATTTGGTGCCAGTAACCCTCAGGCATATACAGAGATTCACCGTGATCTAATTCTGTAACATACCCCCTAGCTTTCCTCAGAACCGGAAATTTATCATAATCGGGATCGTTAAAATTGATATCTTCCCTCGCTATAAGTGCATGTGGAACTTTATAAAGGTATTCACTTTCCGACGGGGGAAAGAGTATACACTGCTTCTTACCATGAAAGTGAAAATGCATGATATTCGCGTAATCTATATCATAATGCATAAACACCTTTGAATTCTCACCTCCAAAAAATAGCATTGGTAGCTGCTTTATAAAACGCAAACCTATCTTGGGATACTTAAAATCCTTCTGAAGCCTAGGAACTTCTTTCATTAAGTGATAAAGAAAGATGCGGTAATTCGTTGGCCTGGATTTTAATAGCTGAATATATTCAGCCATCTTCATCTTCGTATGAGGTTCATTGAACTTATACTTAGAAGATATTGGCCTGTCATCATATAAAGGCACTGTTTTGTCCCCAGCCAGTTTATTGATATAATCCAGGTTCCATTTTTCATAGGCGGGCCAGTCGTCTATAAGCCTTTCAATCACCACTGGTTTTTGAGGCTGCACGTAGTTCTTTAGAAAATCTGATTTTGAAATTCTTTTTACCCGCGGTATCTGCTCTAATTTCATTTCTTCTTTCACCTTCATTCAATTTGAGCTTTTTTATGAGTTCGTTCTATCGCCAATCTATTCTTATAATCTATCCACTTTTGCCCTCCGATCTTCCGCATTAAATTATCAAAATTCCTCACTAACAACAGATTAGTCAAAACTTCTGCGATTTTACGCGGTGATGCTGGCAGAGACCTTAAAGTTAAGGATAAACAGGGAGTTTCATATTTCACATAATGCCACCACTTGCTCGGAATATACAAGGCATCTCCATGCCCTAATATTGCTTCGAAACCTTTGGCCTTAGCCAGTGCCGGATATTTTTCGAAGTCCGGCTCATCCATATTAATGATTTCCATACTTACTATGGAATATGGAACTTTATATAAATATCCTGTTTGGTCGGGAGGGTATAAAATCAGCCGTTTTTTACCGGCGAAATTGAAATGAAAATTATTCGCAAGATCCATGTCGTAGTGCATGACCACTTTAGACCCCTCACCACCAACAAAAAGAACCGGAAGTTTTTTAAAAAACTTCACTCCAAGATCAGGATATTTAAAATCCTTAATGAGATCCGGACAATTCTGAAGCAGATTAAAAAAGAACATTCTAAGATCTGTTGGACCAGATTTCAGAATATCTATATAATCCTTAAACGGCATTTTTTTTGCAGGGCCATGAGAATTTTCACGGCCCTTTGCAGGACTCCCGTCATACAAAGGAACTACGACATCCCCGGCCATTTCCTTAAAATATTTAAAACCCCAATTTTTATAGGCAGGCCAGTTATGCGATAGATCTTCGATAACCACGGGTCTTTCCGGCTCAAAATACTCCTTTAGAAAATCTTCTTTTGAAAGATTTGAACGTCTCGGAATATTTTGAAGCTGAAGTTTCAATTTTAAAAATTAAAAACTAGGCCTTGGTTTTCGCCTTTTCCTGCGCTTCTAAATTTCTTTCAATCTTATGGGCTGGCCTTGACCATTTTGGCTTTTCGCCTTTACTCTGATATTGAGATTTCTCAGCGTCTATACTTTCTGGCTGAGCTTTCTTTTCAAATGCTTTTTGAGGATTTAGCCCTAACATTTTAAACATCTCCATATCTTCATTTACATCAGGATTAGGAGTAGTTAACAACTTATCACCCGCGAAAATTGAATTTGCTCCCGCAAAGAAACACATGGCTTGTCCTTCTCTACTCATCTGAGTTCTCCCTGCTGAAAGTCTTACCTGAGTTTCTGGCATTACAATTCGGGTGGTCGCCACCATACGGATCATTTCCCAGATCGGAACAGGCTCTTGCTCTTCCATAGGTGTTCCTTCTACTGGCACCAAGGCATTGATAGGCACAGATTCCGGCTGTGGATTTAAGGTAGCAAGCGCAACAAGCATTCCTGCTCTGTCTTCTTCACTTTCTCCCATCCCGATAATTCCACCACTACAAACGGTCACATTGGTTTTACGAACATTATCTATCGTCTTCAACCTGTCATCAAAACCTCTGGTTGAAATCACTTCTTTATAATAATCTTCTGAAGTATCTAAATTATGGTTATATGCATAAAGACCTGCTTCTGCAAGTCGCTGCGCCTGGTTTTCGGTAAGCATTCCAAGTGTGCAGCAAACCTCCATATCCAGTTTATTAATGGTTCTAAC containing:
- the mutY gene encoding A/G-specific adenine glycosylase is translated as MEISNRLTYWYLRNKRDLPWRKSQDPYQIWLSEIILQQTQIKQGLPYFNKFIEAYPSVFDLANAPLEEVLKLWQGLGYYSRARNLHETAKFVANESDGVFPEDYKGLVKLKGVGDYTASAIASFCYGEPVAVVDGNVYRVLSRIFGVETPINSTPGIKEFKNLAREILNKEDPATHNQAIMEFGAMHCKPKTPECDSCVFNDKCVALKENKIKELPVKIKKAKVKKRYFNYLILNSEDRIILERRSGKGIWNGLFQFPLVETEEPIKEEHLMKTEKFQKIIDGQKYTVELFNDKPVVHKLSHQHLYTKFWILDCKELPHEGVGLDEVLNYPVPVLIENFLNEYLPDDYK
- a CDS encoding HU family DNA-binding protein — its product is METPIYKNLNSTKMTKADIVANISEKLGMEKGDVQATIESFMEEVKTSLESGDNVYLRGFGSFVVKTRAEKTGRNISKNTTIKIPAHNIPAFKPAKIFVEGVKSNVEVK
- a CDS encoding Rne/Rng family ribonuclease, which translates into the protein MDKELIIRSEPSAVDFALLKDGKLIELNKEEDSNKFNVGDIYIAKIRKAVPGLNAAFVNVGYEKDGFLHYHDLGPQVSSLLKFIKRVSTGKLKDYSLKNFPLEKDIDKNGAIADVLKSNQSLLVQIVKEPISTKGPRISSELSLPGRYIVLVPFSNRISVSQKIESKDEKERLKRLVKSIKPKGFGVIVRTVAEGKKVAELDRDLQNLVGRWTAMCKKLYKPHHPSKVLGELNRASSLLRDIFNDSFTSICVDDETLYTQIKDYVSEIAPEKESIVKLHQSNQPIFEKNGIERQIKTSFGRTVSMSKGAYLVIEHTEAMHVIDVNSGNRSNKSKNQEDTALEVNMISAAEIARQLRLRDMGGIIVVDFIDMNKAENRKKLYDYLREEMSDDRAKHKILPPSKFGLVQITRQRVRPEMNIKTREENPNGDGEVEAPISLVNKIKVDLEKLIKKDHKKITLSAHPFIAAFLTKGFPSPRSKWFVDHKRWVKILPRDAYTYLEYHFHDKDGKVIK
- a CDS encoding ferritin-like domain-containing protein, encoding MRNLKDLFEHQLQDLYSAEDQLTKALPKMAKSAHDKKLKEAFEKHLEETKEHKNRIKDVCKELGIKASGEECKAMKGLIKEAESFLKEDAEAEVRDAGLIADAQRVEHYEISAYGTLVRYAKELGHDKIAARLQKTLDEEYNADNKLDKLAEGRLNKKALA
- a CDS encoding regulatory protein RecX, which codes for MKQASQKSYTIDEALQKLMHFCAYRDRSQKEVEDKLKQMRMIPEAQEKIIINLMQEGFLNEERFARSFVRGKFRIKKWGRIKITQELKKREISSPIIKLGLSEIEEPVYRQTLYEIAEKKCALIKETNSFKKKKKLSDHLIRRGYEPQLVFDCTNDLID
- a CDS encoding cupin-like domain-containing protein; the protein is MKVKEEMKLEQIPRVKRISKSDFLKNYVQPQKPVVIERLIDDWPAYEKWNLDYINKLAGDKTVPLYDDRPISSKYKFNEPHTKMKMAEYIQLLKSRPTNYRIFLYHLMKEVPRLQKDFKYPKIGLRFIKQLPMLFFGGENSKVFMHYDIDYANIMHFHFHGKKQCILFPPSESEYLYKVPHALIAREDINFNDPDYDKFPVLRKARGYVTELDHGESLYMPEGYWHQMTYLTPGFSMSLRATPRTLTNFSKAVYNLIFMRHFDNYMRKLRGQKWIDYKNEQAVKRTHKKHDISQ
- a CDS encoding cupin-like domain-containing protein, with amino-acid sequence MKLQLQNIPRRSNLSKEDFLKEYFEPERPVVIEDLSHNWPAYKNWGFKYFKEMAGDVVVPLYDGSPAKGRENSHGPAKKMPFKDYIDILKSGPTDLRMFFFNLLQNCPDLIKDFKYPDLGVKFFKKLPVLFVGGEGSKVVMHYDMDLANNFHFNFAGKKRLILYPPDQTGYLYKVPYSIVSMEIINMDEPDFEKYPALAKAKGFEAILGHGDALYIPSKWWHYVKYETPCLSLTLRSLPASPRKIAEVLTNLLLVRNFDNLMRKIGGQKWIDYKNRLAIERTHKKAQIE
- the bioB gene encoding biotin synthase BioB encodes the protein MALKHDWTKEEILEIYNKPFMELLYEAATVHRQHHDPNTVQVSTLLSIKTGGCPEDCGYCPQAARYHTDLEGNDLMSVNQVKAQALRAKASGSSRVCMGAAWRNVKDGEEFDNVLEMVRTINKLDMEVCCTLGMLTENQAQRLAEAGLYAYNHNLDTSEDYYKEVISTRGFDDRLKTIDNVRKTNVTVCSGGIIGMGESEEDRAGMLVALATLNPQPESVPINALVPVEGTPMEEQEPVPIWEMIRMVATTRIVMPETQVRLSAGRTQMSREGQAMCFFAGANSIFAGDKLLTTPNPDVNEDMEMFKMLGLNPQKAFEKKAQPESIDAEKSQYQSKGEKPKWSRPAHKIERNLEAQEKAKTKA